The DNA region AATAATCTGCAACATTATGCTCACATCTACACATTATTTGGATCTAGTCATCAGTCCAGTGTAACTAGCCCTATTTGAACTTTATGAGGTTATTTAACTTTAGTCCTAGTTATGACTTTCATTCAATACACTTGATTTTTCGTGAGGGTAAATGACTGTCATTAATGATGAATAAATAATATCCATCATCATTTACAATTCACTATGTGATCAATGTCAAACTTTAGTAAGAAGAAGACTCGTATTGTGTAGAGAAGGGTGTAGGTGTAATTTTACATTTAGATATTGATTTATTACATCGCCCAAAATATTTCTGTTTAACTGCATGCTTTTGTAGACATTTATCGATTAAGTAGCCATTTACTCTTCGTCTTTTATTAATCGTTATTTACATCGTTGTGCAAAAGCCAGACATGGTTTGTTACTTAAAAACGCATGCCATTGGCTATATTGTTAACATTAAGGCTAACTCATGAATAAATTCCTTTCATCCTCAAGATTGAATATTGCGACCAATAGCCTAGATTGGGTTATGGGTCAAACCATAAGGCATTCCTTAAATTTGAATGATGCTGTCGCAATTGATGAATTACAGCAGCTTAGTGTGCCAGACAAACCCATTGAAACGCTGTATATCCATATTCCTTTCTGTCATACATTGTGCCGCTATTGCTCATTTCATAAAATCAAATTTAAGGAATCTCTAGCCAGAGAATACTTCAAGGCACTGAGACAAGAAATTAGGCAAGTTATAACCCAAGGCTTTCGTTTTAATCGGGTGTATATCGGTGGTGGAACCACGACTATTTTAGAAGATGAATTAATCGAAACCATTGAGCTCATTAAGTCATTAACAACAGTGCGTGAGGTCACTTGTGAAAGCGATCCCATTTATTTTAAAGAAGGTAATCCGCATTTACTCAAAGGTTTGGTCGACCGTATGTCTATTGGAATACAAAGCTTTGACGATAATATTTTAAAAATGGTTGGTCGCTTTGAAAAATTTGGCAGTGGGTTACAACAAGCTGAGTATGTCAGTCGTGCTATCGAGATAATACCTACGGTCAACATTGACATGATGTATGGCTTTAAAGTTCAAACACCTGAGGCAGTAGCGATTGATTTAGCACAAGCCATTCGGTTACATCCGGATCAAATCACCACGTATCCATTAACGCTCGGTATTGGAAAAAATCGAAAAAAAGCTGGTTGTCTTGCTGGCGAACCCGAAGCGTTATGGCCTCAATTTCTGGCGGTAAAAGCAGCATTGGCTGAGCATTATGTGATGGAGTTTCCGTGGACCTTTAGTCGTAATTTTGGTCAGCCTGTTGAAAATAAATACGTACTTGATGGCGAAGACTGCTTCGGCGTTGGATCTGGCGCTTTTGGTCGATTTGGTGAACAATTTAGGATCTCAAGTTTTGATATTCCAGATTATATTGATCGCATTAACACCGGACTATCTGGTACCTGTTATACCAAGCCATTACAACATAAAGCACTATCACAACATTATTTTATGATGATGATGGGCTATGGCTTACTGGATAATCAACAGTGTAAAGCCCATACTGGTAAGTCTTTATGGCAGGCATTTCCATTAGAAATGAGCTTTTTAATTTCAGCAGGGGCGCTCAGAAAACAAGGTGATAATTACATTACCACCGATGAAGGGCAGTTTATTGCGCTTAAAATGTTCTCAGGATTTTTATCTGGAATGGACTATTTACGCGAACAAGCCAGAGAGTTACCAATCAATACAATAGACACCTTGGTGAGAGCATAGAATGCGCGCGATCAATTAAATATTATCAAAAAGCCACAGATGATTTCTGTGGCTTTTTATTAACTGTTTCGTTTGTGTTAATTGCAACATCGGCTAATGATGCAAATAGCACTATAAGTCATTCTCTAAATTGTAGCTTGAAATAATCTTTATCGACGTAAGGTTTTGAGTGTCGACGTTATCCCTTATTCATCACTTCAAGAATGACAGATTGCAATGGGGCCAATTTAATATCAACACTGGCACTGCTATCTTGATTAAGTATGAGCTCTTGACTGAGTTGAACGTTTTTTAACAAATCTGTCAGTTTTGCATTTCCCATAAGATGCCAAGTTTGTTTTAATGTCTTTGGTAACTTAAGGGTAAATTGTTTGCTTTGGCTTTGACTGAAATTACTGACAATGATCAACTGTTGGTCTGTGTTAAAACGACTGAAAGCGAATACATTGTCGTCATACCCAACAACCTGTTTTTGGCGTTGAAAGCTATCTAATTCCATATAGTTACCGCTGAGAGCTGATGCTGTGTGGCTTAGATTTAATAACGTTTGATAATATGAACGTAGGGCTTTCTCATCAGCGGTTGATTGACCGCCATCGAACTTACCGTTATTCATCCAACGTTGATGTGCAGGTACGCCAACATAATCAAAAATACTTGTTCGAGTAGGTTGACCAAAGCCTGCATTTTCGGCGCCTGGCTCGCCAACATCTTGGCCGAAATATAACAAGGTAGGCGAACGGCTTAAGGTGGTTGATATCACCATAGCTGGCAGGGCATTGCGTGAATTACCTGCAAAGTCTGCAGTGTTAATACGTTGTTCGTCGTGGTTTTCTAAAAAGTGCAGCATATGCTGGTCTATATCACTGACTTTGGCTTGTTCCGTCGCAATGGTTGCCGTGCTGGCTTTACCCTGCATAATGGCTTTTAAGGTGTCGTACAAATCAACTTTGTCATACAAATAATCCATTTTACCTAAGTGAATATAATTGCGATATAAATCGGGGTTATACACTTCAGCTAAAATAAACGCATCTGGGTTAGTGTGTTTAATGTGGCTGTTAAGATAGCTCCAAAATTCTACCGGTACCATTTCAGCCATGTCGTAGCGAAATCCATCGACGCCTTTGGTTAGCCAATACTGGGCAATGTGCTCAAACTTACGCCATGAATCTGGGATATCATCGGCCGCTTGTGCTTGCCAAAAGGCTAAATGCTCGGCTGCGGTTTTATTAGCATAAACATTAGGCAGTGCAGGGAAGTCATGGTTACCATCAGGTTTCACTCCATAATTAATTTTGACTGTTTCGTACCAATCATTGATGTCAGGTTTGGCTAAGCGCGAACCATTGCCGGTCCACTTGGCAGGTGACTCATGAAATTGACCGTCTTTGAGGGGATGTGTTTCACCACCTAGAGGTTGATAACCCTTTGACGCATCTGGGACTTGAAAGTCTTCACCCACCACATAATAGAAATTGTTGTGCCTGCTATAGACCTGAGTCTTATCATCGTTGGCGCCAAAGTCTGACTCGCCTTTAGGTGCTGAAATAGAATGATAATTCCGTGCAACATGGTTAGGTACGATATCGATAATCACTTGCATGCCATTGGCATGAGTGCGGGCGATTAAGGCTTCAAATTCGGCCAAACGATTAGTCGGATTGTCAGCCAGATCTGGATTGACGTTGTAGTAGTCTTTTACCGCATATGGTGAGCCCGCGCGGCCTTTTACCACATCAGGATCATCATTACTAATACCATAAGCCGTGTAATCATTGATTAATGCATGGTGTGGTATGCCGGTATACCAAACATGGGTGGTGCCAAGTGACTTAATATCTTGTAATGCTACATCAGTAAAATCGCTGAATTTGCCTACACCGTTATCTGCAATAGTGCCCCATGGTTTGTTGCTGGTATTGGTGTTGCCATACAGGCGAGTGAACACCTGATAAACCACAGGTTTGGTTATTGTGTTGATGGCTTTGTTGTTTTCATCTGTGTTGATATCTGGCTGTTGATGAGTGGACTCTACTGATGCCGACTTCATCGACTGTGTTGATGTGTTCGCAGGATGGCACCCACTGATTGTTATGCTGATGCTTAAACCAATAGCACAGGTTAGAGAGTTGGGGTTAAGCAATGAAAAAACAGGTAAAAGTAATCGCATGGGTTCTCGTTATTATTCTAATTATTGAGCCTTAAGGCAACGGGGTTAGCTTAAACATTCAGTGCGAGTCAATTCAATATGATTGACTCACACTGCGCTGGCCTTAATGACTAAGTGCCAATATTGTTACGCCTTTTTGTGCCAGTTTTAGCGGTTGATTCAGTGCTTGTGCTTGTTTGTTAATGATGTCGATGCCTTGAGTATTGCCGTTAAAGACTTCGGTAAAACGGCTTAGGTCAAGTTCAACAGCTTGTTCATTTTTGTTGTAAACAATTAATAAGGTTTCATCACCAAAATGACGACTTTGTACGTAAATACCGTCTTTAGGTACAAAATGATGTAAGTCTCCTTGCTGTATCGCTTGCGAGGTTTTACGGTAATTCAACAGTGTTCGCATAAAATTCAACGCTTGTTTTTGATCTGCATTTAAACCTTGATGACTAAAGACATTGACGCTGTCTTGCGGCCATCCACCAGGAAAGTCGGCACGCACAGCACCGTCGTTACGTTCTCCTGTTGGGCTTTGCATTAGTATTTCTGACCCGTAAAATATTTGTGGAATACGGTTACTGGTAAGCACATAGGCCATGGCTATTTTATACAGTTCAATATCGTTGTTCATTAAGCTGTAGATACGATTGGTATCGTGATTGCCTTCAAATAACACTAAATTGCTTGGGTTGGAATAAACTAAATCATTTGCCAGCATTTGATAAAGTTTAATGAAACCTGACTCCCACTGTTCTTTGTCGGTTAAGCTCGATATTAGGGCTTCATATACTGGAAAATCCATCATGCTGGGTACAAATGACTGATAGCCATCGGTATTTTGTTTACCTGTTTGCCAATAACTAACCGTAACAGGATTAGCCGTCCACTCTTCACCCACAATATTAAAATGAGGATATTCATTCATAATGGCTTTTGACCAATTGCTAAGGAAATGTTTATCCGCGTATGAATAGGTATCTTCCCTAATGCCACTTAATCCTGCATATTCAACCCACCAAATGCTATTTTGGATTAGGTAGGTAGCCATGTGGGGATCGCGTTGATTTAAATCTGGCATAGTGACGTCAAACCAGCCATCACTGAAGTCGCTAATATCTGCGCTAACAGCATAAGGGTCTTGTACAGTGGTGCGTCTGTGGCTTGAGTAACTAACATCGGTTGGATCTTTTAGCCAACGAGATTGGTCATTTATCCAAGTGCTGCTTGGCATACTGGTTATCCATTGATGACCAGACCCCATGTGATTAACTACGACATCTTGGATTATGCCAATGCCAAAGGTTTGCGCTTCTTCCACTAAGGCTTGATATTCTTGATTACTGCCAAAGCGTGGATCAATTTTATAAAAATTGGTGGTGGAATAGCCATGATATGAATATTTTTGTTGGTTGTTTTCAAGCAAAGGATTAATCCATAACTGAGTAACGCCTAAGTCATGTAAGTAGGGCAGCGCTTTGCGGATCCCCATAATATCACCACCATGACGGCCACCATCAAAACCACGATTAGCTTGTTCAAGCATATCGGGATGGTTGTCATTATCTGGATTGCCATTAGCAAAACGGTCTGGAGTGATTAAATAAATCACATCTTTATTGCTAAATCCTTGACGATCACGAGAGCCTTTTTTGCGGGCTTGTAGTGCATAATCAAATTGCTCGAGCAATTGATCGTCTTTAAATAAACCCAAGGTAAGCTGTTGTGGTGTGGCTTGGCTTAAATCTAAATTAACAAATAAATGGTCATTGCTGTCTGTTTTATTGATGCTGCTAAGGGTGACACCTTGAGCCTTGATTAATTTCACTTGAGTGTCGCGAATATTATCCCCAGTAATCAACAGTTGTAACTGGGTTTGTTGCATCCCTGTCCACCATGACATGGGCTCTACGCTGAGGGCAGCACTCACCGACATGGCGCAAGTGCTAAGGGCAAAACCGAATAATAAGCTTGATACTAGCTTGCTTACGCGGTGCTGGCAGGTTTGGGGTGAGCAAGGTAATGACATAGTTGATCATCCTATAGTATTTATTGTTATTAGTTTTATTATTGGCTTACTAAATTAACAGCTTGAGCCAATAGCTTACATTAAGTCGTTAAATATATTTAAAATCAGTCTATTACAGCAATTTATTAAAGAGCTGCAATATAGTCTTCATGACTAGACATCTGGTCAACGGTACTGGCAATGACTTTACGGATATTGGCTAAGTAGTCGTTGAGATCAATTTGTCTAACCGCTTGGGTAAGGGGATGGAAATCTGTTGGCGTAATGCCTTGTCCTAACATCACCTGTACCCATGCCGCTTCGGTAAATAATTCATCTTGATGCCTGAAAACCGTTGCAGTCGATTTGAATAAATCGATTCTACGTTGCAAGCTTTCGGGAATGTCCATGTCGCGACATTGCTGCCATAAACCGTGTTCACCGTCGGCAGATTGTTTTGCATTAAGGTGATAGTGCAAAATAATAAAGTCGCGAATTTGTTCAAACTCAGTTTGTGATTGGCGGTTAAACTCATCAATGTGCTGAAGGGTAATACCGTTTTGTGGAAATAATTTGGTCAAACGAATGATAGCCGATTGGACTAAATGTAAGCTGGTGGACTCTAGTGGTTCTAAAAAACCACTCGATAAGCCAATAGCAACACAGTTTTTATGCCATTGCTTGGTGCGTCTACCAGTTTGAAAGTTAATTTTACGTGGTTCGGCTAACGATTTTCCATCTAAGTTTGTCAGCAATAACTGCTTTGCTTGCTCGTCTGTCATAAATTGACTGCTATACACAATGCCATTACCCGTCCGATGTTGCAGCGGGATACGCCATTGCCAACCAGTATCGTGTGCTATTGCTTTAGTGTAGGGAATAATGGGCGATACGCTTTCGCAAGGCACAGCATATGCGCTATCGCACGGTAACCAATGTTGCCAGTTTTCATAATCCACACCCAGAGCTTGGCCAATTAAGATCGCCGAAAATCCTGAACAATCAATAAATAAGTCGCCGCGGATACTTTGGCCATTTTGTAAGGTAACCGTTTCAATATTGCCATCGATGGTAAGTTCGGTGCTGGCAATCGTGCCTTCAACTCGCGTTACGCCGCGCTGATCACTGTATTGATGTAGCAAGTTGGCGTATAAGTTGGCATCAAAGTGATAAGCATGAGTAATACCACTCATTTGAGCTTGTGAAATAGTTTGAATCGGTTGAAATTTATTGTGTTTAGCTGCTTGATAATTAAGTGAGTATTGCCAAAAGTCATTTGGATTGTATTGGCTGCCTTCGACTTGTGAACGATTTATTTCTGGATATTTGGCATGAGGGCTATTGGTTTCTGAACCATTGGTTTTTACATTATTGGCTCGCGAGCTTAACCAATAATGGTGGAATGCAGTAAACCCTAAGTCACGACCAATATTGCCGAAAGCGTGCATATAAGCATCGCCTTGTTGATACCAGTTTTCAAACTCAATACCTAATTTATAGGTTGCTTGGGTTGCTTTTATAAAGTCGCTTTCACTGATCCCCAATACACTATTAAAAATCTGTAATGGCGGAATAGTGGCTTCGCCCACACCAATGGTGCCTATAGCGTCGGATTCGATAAGGGTGATATTGAGTTGGGATTTAAACAGTTTTATGAGCATGGCAGCGGTCATCCAGCCTGAGGTACCGCCGCCTACAATGACAATGTTTTTAATGTTATTTTGATTCATTGCTATCGCCTTTGTCGCACTGATAAACGTTATTGTCGATATTATAAAAAAGCCCCTGTAAAAGGTTACAGAGGCTTTTAGTCGATTTACTTCATTCTACAAGCCCATTAGAACTTGTAGTTTGCGCCTAACATAAAGTTACGACCGTAGTTTTGATAATCACGGACTAAACGTTGATCATCACCTGTGTAAGAGGTAAATGGCTCGTTGGTTAAGTTGTTTACTTGGAAC from Shewanella polaris includes:
- a CDS encoding coproporphyrinogen III oxidase family protein yields the protein MNKFLSSSRLNIATNSLDWVMGQTIRHSLNLNDAVAIDELQQLSVPDKPIETLYIHIPFCHTLCRYCSFHKIKFKESLAREYFKALRQEIRQVITQGFRFNRVYIGGGTTTILEDELIETIELIKSLTTVREVTCESDPIYFKEGNPHLLKGLVDRMSIGIQSFDDNILKMVGRFEKFGSGLQQAEYVSRAIEIIPTVNIDMMYGFKVQTPEAVAIDLAQAIRLHPDQITTYPLTLGIGKNRKKAGCLAGEPEALWPQFLAVKAALAEHYVMEFPWTFSRNFGQPVENKYVLDGEDCFGVGSGAFGRFGEQFRISSFDIPDYIDRINTGLSGTCYTKPLQHKALSQHYFMMMMGYGLLDNQQCKAHTGKSLWQAFPLEMSFLISAGALRKQGDNYITTDEGQFIALKMFSGFLSGMDYLREQARELPINTIDTLVRA
- a CDS encoding alpha-amylase family glycosyl hydrolase is translated as MRLLLPVFSLLNPNSLTCAIGLSISITISGCHPANTSTQSMKSASVESTHQQPDINTDENNKAINTITKPVVYQVFTRLYGNTNTSNKPWGTIADNGVGKFSDFTDVALQDIKSLGTTHVWYTGIPHHALINDYTAYGISNDDPDVVKGRAGSPYAVKDYYNVNPDLADNPTNRLAEFEALIARTHANGMQVIIDIVPNHVARNYHSISAPKGESDFGANDDKTQVYSRHNNFYYVVGEDFQVPDASKGYQPLGGETHPLKDGQFHESPAKWTGNGSRLAKPDINDWYETVKINYGVKPDGNHDFPALPNVYANKTAAEHLAFWQAQAADDIPDSWRKFEHIAQYWLTKGVDGFRYDMAEMVPVEFWSYLNSHIKHTNPDAFILAEVYNPDLYRNYIHLGKMDYLYDKVDLYDTLKAIMQGKASTATIATEQAKVSDIDQHMLHFLENHDEQRINTADFAGNSRNALPAMVISTTLSRSPTLLYFGQDVGEPGAENAGFGQPTRTSIFDYVGVPAHQRWMNNGKFDGGQSTADEKALRSYYQTLLNLSHTASALSGNYMELDSFQRQKQVVGYDDNVFAFSRFNTDQQLIIVSNFSQSQSKQFTLKLPKTLKQTWHLMGNAKLTDLLKNVQLSQELILNQDSSASVDIKLAPLQSVILEVMNKG
- a CDS encoding glycoside hydrolase family 13 protein, which translates into the protein MSLPCSPQTCQHRVSKLVSSLLFGFALSTCAMSVSAALSVEPMSWWTGMQQTQLQLLITGDNIRDTQVKLIKAQGVTLSSINKTDSNDHLFVNLDLSQATPQQLTLGLFKDDQLLEQFDYALQARKKGSRDRQGFSNKDVIYLITPDRFANGNPDNDNHPDMLEQANRGFDGGRHGGDIMGIRKALPYLHDLGVTQLWINPLLENNQQKYSYHGYSTTNFYKIDPRFGSNQEYQALVEEAQTFGIGIIQDVVVNHMGSGHQWITSMPSSTWINDQSRWLKDPTDVSYSSHRRTTVQDPYAVSADISDFSDGWFDVTMPDLNQRDPHMATYLIQNSIWWVEYAGLSGIREDTYSYADKHFLSNWSKAIMNEYPHFNIVGEEWTANPVTVSYWQTGKQNTDGYQSFVPSMMDFPVYEALISSLTDKEQWESGFIKLYQMLANDLVYSNPSNLVLFEGNHDTNRIYSLMNNDIELYKIAMAYVLTSNRIPQIFYGSEILMQSPTGERNDGAVRADFPGGWPQDSVNVFSHQGLNADQKQALNFMRTLLNYRKTSQAIQQGDLHHFVPKDGIYVQSRHFGDETLLIVYNKNEQAVELDLSRFTEVFNGNTQGIDIINKQAQALNQPLKLAQKGVTILALSH
- a CDS encoding tryptophan halogenase family protein; protein product: MNQNNIKNIVIVGGGTSGWMTAAMLIKLFKSQLNITLIESDAIGTIGVGEATIPPLQIFNSVLGISESDFIKATQATYKLGIEFENWYQQGDAYMHAFGNIGRDLGFTAFHHYWLSSRANNVKTNGSETNSPHAKYPEINRSQVEGSQYNPNDFWQYSLNYQAAKHNKFQPIQTISQAQMSGITHAYHFDANLYANLLHQYSDQRGVTRVEGTIASTELTIDGNIETVTLQNGQSIRGDLFIDCSGFSAILIGQALGVDYENWQHWLPCDSAYAVPCESVSPIIPYTKAIAHDTGWQWRIPLQHRTGNGIVYSSQFMTDEQAKQLLLTNLDGKSLAEPRKINFQTGRRTKQWHKNCVAIGLSSGFLEPLESTSLHLVQSAIIRLTKLFPQNGITLQHIDEFNRQSQTEFEQIRDFIILHYHLNAKQSADGEHGLWQQCRDMDIPESLQRRIDLFKSTATVFRHQDELFTEAAWVQVMLGQGITPTDFHPLTQAVRQIDLNDYLANIRKVIASTVDQMSSHEDYIAAL